The stretch of DNA ctgctgtgtgttctgaagagtctgctgtgtgttctgaagagtcttctgtctgtctgaggagtCTGCTGTGTATTCTGCAGATGGTCAAGGCCATCCAGGTGCTCAGGATCCACCTTCTGGAGCTCGAGAAGGTGAACGAGCTCTGTAAGGACTTCTGCAACCGCTACATCACCTGCCTGAAGACCAAGATGCACAGCGACAACCTGCTGCGCAACGACCTGGGAGGAccctactccccctcccacacctccttcaGCCTGCAGCAGGTCAGACACCCACATGctacacctccacacagcaccagCAGGTTACACGCTCTCCCCAGGGCCTGCTTACAGTCTgggtctccaccctccctccctccccccccctcctctcctccaataGGAGCTGCTTcagacctcctccccctcgctgaCCTCCGTctcaggctccgccccctcggGCATCGTGGTCCCAGCAGGGGGGCTGCAGCAGGGCAACGTCACCATGACGACCATCAACTCCCAGGTGGTGTCAggtgagctcacacacacgcacacacacccacacacgcacacac from Osmerus eperlanus unplaced genomic scaffold, fOsmEpe2.1 SCAFFOLD_1093, whole genome shotgun sequence encodes:
- the LOC134016126 gene encoding homeobox protein PKNOX2-like yields the protein MVKAIQVLRIHLLELEKVNELCKDFCNRYITCLKTKMHSDNLLRNDLGGPYSPSHTSFSLQQELLQTSSPSLTSVSGSAPSGIVVPAGGLQQGNVTMTTINSQVVSGELTHTHTHPHTHTHTRTHAHTHAWAHHLN